In Etheostoma cragini isolate CJK2018 chromosome 9, CSU_Ecrag_1.0, whole genome shotgun sequence, the following are encoded in one genomic region:
- the mef2b gene encoding myocyte-specific enhancer factor 2B has translation MGRKKIQISRIVDQRNRQVTFTKRKFGLMKKAYELSVLCDCEIALIIFNSTNRLFQYASTDMDKVLLKYTEYSEPHESRTNTDILETLRRKGLNLDGSELDCEEGMQVAADKYPHSEGMDLSVARQRFYAPSLHSPDAQFLVSAGCENGFPNSSGSNVASHRPPGFKSLSSRPGSSSPSAQHAHTAFMSPHSGIGYSVFSHGNLNRALEMKSPPSLNLGNETLRGEAAQQAIGATRANHNSARGVLYQGLHSSSSMVAMGKAGLLGHSLGGYGLPSPGASEYSPPGFYHSVSLQRGTMHPWQPAHLPQEPHGPHINPGMSSGGCSFPSQSCSSASPHVPSLNLSIKLERNSPDHMPSPTSPALHHLGQHSPMSHPDSARRTPPQARPAKPGYPQDEEDGGPPLRQLEISDGWQR, from the exons atgggaagaaagaaaatacaaatttctCGTATTGTGGACCAGAGGAACAGACAG gtGACTTTCACCAAGCGTAAGTTTGGTTTGATGAAGAAGGCGTACGAGCTGAGCGTGCTGTGTGACTGTGAGATCGCCCTCATCATCTTCAACAGCACCAACCGTCTGTTCCAGTACGCCAGCACAGACATGGACAAAGTGTTGCTGAAGTACACAGAGTACAGCGAGCCACATGAGAGTCGCACCAACACGGACATACTGGAG ACTCTGCGTAGGAAAGGCCTCAATCTCGACGGCTCTGAGCTGGACTGTGAGGAGGGCATGCAGGTGGCTGCGGACAAATATCCTCATAGCGAGGGCATGGATCTCTCTGTGGCTCGCCAACGCTTCTAT GCTCCATCGCTCCACTCACCGGACGCCCAGTTCCTGGTGTCTGCAGGCTGTGAGAACGGCTTCCCCAACTCCTCCGGATCCAACGTGGCGTCCCACAGACCTCCAGGCTTTAAATCTCTGAGCTCCAGACCCGGCTCTTCCAGCCCTTCTgcacaacacgcacacactgcGTTCATGTCTCCACACTCAG GTATCGGCTACTCCGTGTTCTCCCACGGCAACCTGAATCGAGCTCTGGAGATGAAAAGCCCTCCTTCTCTGAACCTGGGCAACGAGACCCTGCGAGGAGAGGCTGCTCAACAGGCCATTGGGGCCACACGCGCTAACCACAACTCTGCT CGGGGTGTCTTGTACCAGGGCctgcacagcagcagctccatGGTTGCCATGGGCAAGGCCGGGCTGCTGGGTCACAGTTTGGGAGGCTACGGCCTCCCCTCTCCTGGAGCCTCTG AGTACAGCCCACCTGGTTTTTATCACTCTGTTAGTCTGCAACGAGGGACAATGCACCCCTGGCAGCCAGCACATCTGCCCCAGGAGCCCCATGGGCCTCATATAAACCCAGG GATGTCCAGTGGGGGGTGCTCCTTCCCCTCTCAGTCTTGCTCCTCAGCTTCTCCACATGTGCCCTCCCTCAACCTCAGCATCAAATTGGAGCGGAACTCTCCTGATCACATGCCCTCGCCCACCTCCCCTGCTCTACACCACCTCGGGCAGCACTCCCCCATGAGCCACCCGGATTCGGCCCGCCGGACTCCTCCACAAGCCCGTCCAGCCAAACCCGGCTACCCACAAGACGAAGAGGACGGAGGGCCGCCGCTCAGGCAGTTAGAGATAAGTGATGGGTGGCAGAGATAG
- the tmem221 gene encoding transmembrane protein 221, which yields MTLKYSQRSLIVLSLLGMLSAVMSVLSVILIFQLQSQHTAVKESPPSTSSLIPAHIWAVLLPVSTVLSALSLTLHLSSVAVCLLHSYFSTEVCRGEQDTERADWFLLDSRAVRHVAIGLFCLGVSVYLAAMSIFMLLIFEVETGIASACVLASGILILLVVVIHSLVKASCSAKHYHSDHRDTLFQNDHGSSSVPVSRHCELKIGVDKPRMQRSQSHLQHQIPYPQYGNQRQQQYQQQQYSPAEGSQGHTGDKDGYSSAGSGPRMHRTLSTESGLLQAQGKPWNGVNNEMRSVLARKSGISAKDSTLV from the exons ATGACGCTCAAGTACAGCCAGCGGTCGCTAATAGTTCTGTCTTTACTGGGGATGTTATCGGCTGTCATGTCTGTTTTATCGGTTattttgattttccagcttCAGTCCCAACACACGGCGGTGAAGGAGTCTCCCCCTTCCACGTCCTCGCTCATACCCGCTCATATCTGGGCCGTCCTGCTGCCCGTCTCCACGGTGCTctccgctctctctctcaccctccaTTTAAGCTCTGTGGCGGTGTGTCTTCTCCACAGCTACTTTTCAACAGAGGTCTGCAGAGGAGAGCAGGATACTGAAAG AGCAGACTGGTTCCTTTTGGATAGCAGAGCTGTACGACACGTGGCTATTGGACTGTTTTGCCTGGGGGTTTCTGTCTACTTGGCAG CTATGTCCATCTTTATGCTCCTCATATTTGAGGTGGAGACAGGCATTGCAAGTGCTTGCGTACTCGCCTCTGGGATCCTAATCCTATTGGTCGTTGTGATCCACTCGCTGGTCAAAGCTTCTTGTAGTGCCAAGCACTATCACAGCGACCACCGCGACACCCTCTTCCAGAATGACCACGGAAGCAGCAGCGTGCCCGTCTCCCGCCACTGCGAGTTGAAAATTGGCGTGGACAAACCGCGGATGCAGCGCAGCCAGTCTCACCTCCAGCATCAGATCCCATACCCTCAGTACGGCAACCAGAGGCAGCAACAATACCAGCAACAGCAGTACTCCCCTGCTGAAGGTTCCCAGGGCCACACTGGTGATAAAGACGGCTACAGCAGTGCTGGCAGTGGTCCCCGAATGCACAGGACCCTGTCTACTGAATCTGGCTTACTGCAGGCGCAGGGTAAACCCTGGAATGGGGTCAACAACGAGATGAGGAGTGTACTTGCACGCAAGTCAGGGATTTCCGCAAAAGACTCTACTCTTGTGTGA
- the borcs8 gene encoding BLOC-1-related complex subunit 8 isoform X2: MFTPLFVPCCWTFPSVFLLFSLHWSGVLCICLCFFVSIVTDKFTESMYVLANEPSVALYRLQEHVRRSLPELVQHKTDMQSWEEQSQGAIYSVEYACSAVKSMTNSSLYFKNIDGLLRQAISMKEQISSSQGRRKRTMDSGMLKEGGDKSSSGM, translated from the exons ATGTTTACGCCGCTGTTTGTTCCATGCTGTTGGACgtttccctctgtttttcttttattttccttacACTGGTCTGGTGTTCTCTGCATTTGTCTGTGCTTCTTTGTTTCTATAGTGACTGACAAATTCACGGAGAGCATGTACGTGCTAGCCAATGAGCCGTCAGTGGCTCTCTACAGACTGCAGGAACACGTCAGAAGGTCCCTGCCTGAACTGGTGCAACACAAG acagacatgcagagctGGGAGGAGCAGAGTCAAGGAGCCATCTACAGTGTAGAGTATGCATGCAG TGCCGTAAAGAGCATGACGAACAGCAGCttgtatttcaaaaacattgacGGCCTCCTCCGTCAAGCAATCAGCATGAAGGAACAGATAAGCAGCTCTCAAGGACGCAG GAAAAGGACTATGGACTCGGGCATGCTAAAGGAAGGGGGAGACAAGAGCAGCTCCGGGATGTGA
- the borcs8 gene encoding BLOC-1-related complex subunit 8 isoform X4 — translation MEDQEMQLKVRRVTDKFTESMYVLANEPSVALYRLQEHVRRSLPELVQHKTDMQSWEEQSQGAIYSVEYACSAVKSMTNSSLYFKNIDGLLRQAISMKEQISSSQGRRKRTMDSGMLKEGGDKSSSGM, via the exons ATGGAGGACCAGGAGATGCAACTAAAAGTTAGACGAG TGACTGACAAATTCACGGAGAGCATGTACGTGCTAGCCAATGAGCCGTCAGTGGCTCTCTACAGACTGCAGGAACACGTCAGAAGGTCCCTGCCTGAACTGGTGCAACACAAG acagacatgcagagctGGGAGGAGCAGAGTCAAGGAGCCATCTACAGTGTAGAGTATGCATGCAG TGCCGTAAAGAGCATGACGAACAGCAGCttgtatttcaaaaacattgacGGCCTCCTCCGTCAAGCAATCAGCATGAAGGAACAGATAAGCAGCTCTCAAGGACGCAG GAAAAGGACTATGGACTCGGGCATGCTAAAGGAAGGGGGAGACAAGAGCAGCTCCGGGATGTGA
- the borcs8 gene encoding BLOC-1-related complex subunit 8 isoform X3, whose amino-acid sequence MEDQEMQLKVRRVTDKFTESMYVLANEPSVALYRLQEHVRRSLPELVQHKTDMQSWEEQSQGAIYSVEYACSAVKSMTNSSLYFKNIDGLLRQAISMKEQISSSQGRSLHDVTPSPSPLVSAPHAPSTSTLPLD is encoded by the exons ATGGAGGACCAGGAGATGCAACTAAAAGTTAGACGAG TGACTGACAAATTCACGGAGAGCATGTACGTGCTAGCCAATGAGCCGTCAGTGGCTCTCTACAGACTGCAGGAACACGTCAGAAGGTCCCTGCCTGAACTGGTGCAACACAAG acagacatgcagagctGGGAGGAGCAGAGTCAAGGAGCCATCTACAGTGTAGAGTATGCATGCAG TGCCGTAAAGAGCATGACGAACAGCAGCttgtatttcaaaaacattgacGGCCTCCTCCGTCAAGCAATCAGCATGAAGGAACAGATAAGCAGCTCTCAAGGACGCAG CTTACATGATGTGACCCCCTCACCCAGTCCCCTTGTCTCTGCTCCACATGCCCCTTCCACTTCCACATTACCTCTGGACTGA
- the borcs8 gene encoding BLOC-1-related complex subunit 8 isoform X1, whose product MFTPLFVPCCWTFPSVFLLFSLHWSGVLCICLCFFVSIVTDKFTESMYVLANEPSVALYRLQEHVRRSLPELVQHKTDMQSWEEQSQGAIYSVEYACSAVKSMTNSSLYFKNIDGLLRQAISMKEQISSSQGRSLHDVTPSPSPLVSAPHAPSTSTLPLD is encoded by the exons ATGTTTACGCCGCTGTTTGTTCCATGCTGTTGGACgtttccctctgtttttcttttattttccttacACTGGTCTGGTGTTCTCTGCATTTGTCTGTGCTTCTTTGTTTCTATAGTGACTGACAAATTCACGGAGAGCATGTACGTGCTAGCCAATGAGCCGTCAGTGGCTCTCTACAGACTGCAGGAACACGTCAGAAGGTCCCTGCCTGAACTGGTGCAACACAAG acagacatgcagagctGGGAGGAGCAGAGTCAAGGAGCCATCTACAGTGTAGAGTATGCATGCAG TGCCGTAAAGAGCATGACGAACAGCAGCttgtatttcaaaaacattgacGGCCTCCTCCGTCAAGCAATCAGCATGAAGGAACAGATAAGCAGCTCTCAAGGACGCAG CTTACATGATGTGACCCCCTCACCCAGTCCCCTTGTCTCTGCTCCACATGCCCCTTCCACTTCCACATTACCTCTGGACTGA
- the rfxank gene encoding DNA-binding protein RFXANK translates to MMQARGDEDVADGQNIQSSDAKVCPPESRDERVNVSPENMDGDEDGLFVHPTTLTNKQRGNEVTVRPATLDSLSIHQLAAQGEVSQVAAHLSKDSSLLSKQDERGFTPLMWAAVFGEKAVVDFLLEKGADPKAIARERETALTLASSGGYVDIVESLLRHGVDINTYDWNGGTPLLYAVRGNHTKCVEALLAKGADMTIESDSGYSPMALAVALGHKKIQKVLEDHILKLYKPTT, encoded by the exons ATGATGCAAGCCAGAGGTGATGAAGATGTTGCAGATGGGCAAAATATTCAGTCATCTGACGCGAAGGTCTGTCCTCCCGAGTCCAGAGATGAGAGGGTCAATG TCTCTCCAGAAAACATGGATGGGGATGAAGATGGTTTGTTCGTACACCCCACCACTCTGACCAACAAGCAGCGTGGGAATGAGGTTACAGTACGCCCAGCGACATTAGACT CTCTGTCCATACACCAGTTGGCAGCTCAAGGCGAGGTTTCACAAGTGGCTGCGCACCTGAGTAAAG ACAGTTCACTGCTGAGCAAACAGGACGAGCGGGGCTTTACGCCTCTCATGTGGGCAGCAGTGTTTGGAGAGAAAGCAGTGGTGGATTTTCTTTTGGAAAAG GGCGCGGACCCCAAGGCAATTGCGAGGGAGCGAGAGACTGCCCTGACACTGGCCAGCTCTGGGGGTTACGTGGACATTGTGGAGTCTCTTCTCAGACATGGAGTAGACATAAACACGTACGACTGG AACGGCGGGACTCCTCTTCTTTATGCTGTACGAGGGAACCACACCAAATGTGTCGAGGCACTCTTGG CCAAAGGGGCTGACATGACCATTGAGTCTGACTCTGGGTACAGTCCTATGGCCTTGGCTGTTGCCCTTGGACACAAAAAGA TTCAGAAAGTGTTGGAGGACCATATTCTGAAACTCTACAAGCCAACAACATGA
- the nr2c2ap gene encoding nuclear receptor 2C2-associated protein: MASSLICDETQSRVSSVLNRDVKQYGKKYLFDRNEETCWNSDQGECQWVWLEFPQSVKVSELKVQFQGGFSAKTCRLDGCPKDGAFTEISHFYPEDDNSLQSFPIQEAPAVDKVKIMFENSADFFGRIIVYSLDVLGEKAS, from the exons ATGGCATCTTCGTTGATTTGCGACGAAACTCAGAGCAG GGTGAGTTCAGTGCTAAACAGAGATGTGAAGCAGTATGGAAAGAAATATTTGTTTGACCGCAATGAAGAGACGTGCTGGAACTCAGACCAG GGTGAATGTCAGTGGGTGTGGCTGGAGTTCCCCCAGTCTGTCAAGGTGTCAGAGTTGAAGGTCCAGTTCCAGGGAGGCTTCTCAGCAAAAACATGCAGACTAGACG GTTGTCCAAAAGATGGGGCCTTTACAGAGATCAGCCATTTTTATCCAGAGGATGACAACTCTCTACAG AGCTTTCCCATACAGGAGGCCCCTGCAGTggacaaagtaaaaataatgtttgagaATAGTGCCGACTTTTTTGGGAGAATTATTGTTTATTCCTTGGATGTCCTGGGGGAAAAAGCCTCAtga